The DNA sequence GATCAGGTCCTCGACCACCGACGGATCGGCGAGCGTCGAGGTGTCCCCGATCGAGCCGAGCTCGCACTCCGCGATCTTGCGCAGGATGCGGCGCATGATCTTGCCCGAGCGGGTCTTCGGCAGGCCGGGCGCCCAGTGGATCTGGTCCGGCGCCGCGTGCGCGCCGATCTCCTTGCGGACGTGCGCGACGAGCTCCTTCTTGAGGGCGTCCGAGTACTCCTCGCCGACGTTCAGCGTGACGTACGCGTAGATGCCCTGGCCCTTGATCTCGTGCGGGTAGCCGACGACCGCCGCCTCGGCGACCTTGGGGTGCGACACGAGCGCGCTCTCGACCTCGGCCGTGCCGAGCCTGTGCCCGGAGACGTTGATGACGTCGTCCACGCGGCCCGTGATCCAGTAGTAGCCGTCCTCGTCGCGGCGGCAGCCGTCGCCCGTGAAGTACAGCCCCTTGAACATCTCGAAGTAGGTCTTCTCGAACCTCTCGTGATCGCCGTACACCGTGCGCATCAGGCCCGGCCACGGGCGCCGGATCGCCAGGATGCCGCTGCAGGCGCCGGTGAGCTCCTTGCCCTGGTCGTCGAGCACGACGGGATCGACGCCGAAGAACGGCAGGGTCGCCGAGCCGGGCTTGGTGCCCCACGCGCCCGGGAGCGGGGTGATCAGGATGCCGCCGGTCTCGGTCTGCCACCAGGTGTCCACGATCGGGCACTTCTCGTGGCCGACGTTCTTGTTGTACCAGAGCCACGCCTCGGGGTTGATGGGCTCGCCCACGGAGCCGAGCAGCTTGAGCGACGCGAGGCTGTGCTTGGCCGGCCACTTTTCACCCTGGGCCATGAGCGCCCGGATGGCGGTCGGCGCGGTGTAGAACTGGGTCACCTTGTGCTTGTCGACGACGGCCCAGAACCGATCCGGCTCCGGGTAGGTCGGGACGCCCTCGAACATGACGGAGATCGCGCCGTTCTGGAGCGGCCCGTAGACGATGTACGAGTGGCCGGTCACCCAGCCGATGTCCGCCGTGCACCAGAACACGTCGCCGTCGTGGTAGTCGAAAATGTACTTGTGGGAGACCGCCGTGTAGACCATGTACCCGCCCACCGTGTGCAGCACGCCCTTGGGCTTGCCGGTGGAGCCGGACGTGTACAGGATGAACAGCGGATCCTCGGCGTCCATCACCTCGGGCTCGCACTTCGCGTCGACCTTCGCCATCTCGTCGTCCCACCAGCTGTCGCGGCCGGCCTGCATCGGGACCTGCTCGCCGGTGCGCTTCACGACGATGATCTTCTCGACCTTCGTGCCCTCCCCGGCGGCCTTCTCGGCGGCCTTGTCCGCGTTCGTCTTCATCGGCACGTCCTGCTTCGGGCCGCGCAGGCCGGTGTCCTGCGTGACGACGAGCTTGCACGTGGAGTCGACGATGCGGTCGGAGAGCGAGTCCGGCGAGAACGCGCCGAACACGATCGAGTGGATGGCGCCGATGCGGGCGCACGCGAGCATCGACACCGCGAGCTCGGGGATCATCTGCATGTAGAGGCTGACGCGATCGCCCTTCTTCACGCCGTGGGCCTTGAGCACATTCGCGAACTTGCAGACCTGCTCGTGCAGCTCGCGGTAGGTGAGCTTCCGATCCGTGCCGGGCTGGTTGCCCTCCCAGATCAGGGCGACCTGATCGCCGCGCTTCGCGAGGTGCCGATCGAGGCAGTTGTAGGAGATGTTCGTCTTGCCGCCGCGGAACCACTCGATCTTCACGCGACCCTTGCTCATGTCGAAGTTGTAATCCATGACCTTGTCCCACTTCTTGTACCAGTGGAACTGCGACGCCATCTCACCCCAGAACCCCTCGGGGTCGTCGAGCGAGCTCTTGTACATCTTCATGTACTCGTCCTTCGACTTGACCCACGCCTTCTCGCGGAACGCCGGATTCGGTTCGAACATCTTGTCTGCCATGGATTCGCTCCTTGTGTCCTCGGGCGCGCGTGCGCCTCACAGAATGAGCAGCCTCGAAGCCGCTGCGGTTTGTTCTCTTTTGTGGTCGTCGCTCCGGAAAAAACAAAACCGGCCCGAGCGCGAAACATAAGGTTTTTCGCCGAGGCGGTCACTATCTAATCGAAACGATTTTGCCCTCCCCATGATATTTGTCATGGGATCAGGCGGGATACTTGACGACGAGGTGGTCGCCCACGAACAGGGCGTTTAGGCCCGTGGTCAGGAAGCACTTCAGCGCGTCCTCCGCCGAGTGCACGATGGGCTCGCCGCGGATGTTGAACGACGTGTTGAGCACGACGGGGACGCCCGTCAGCTCGCCCATTTCGACGAGGAGCTCGTGGTACAGGGGGTTCTGCCCGCGGCTGACCGTCTGCACGCGCGCCGTGCCGTCCACGTGGGTGATTGCGGCGAGCGCCTCGAGCTTCGAAGGCAGCGTGCGGTAGGCACGCAGCATGTACGGCGAAGGCACGCTGCTCGAAAACAGCTCGCCGCAGGCCTCCTCGACGACCGACGGCGCGTACGGCCGGAAGCTCTCGCGGAACTTCACCTCCGCGTTCAGGCGGTCCTTCATGTCGGCGATCCCGGGGTGCGCGAGGATCGAGCGGTTGCCGAGCGCGCGCGGGCCGAACTCGGCGCGGCCCTGGAACCAGCCGATCACGGCCCCGTCCGCGATCATGCGCGCGGCGGTGCGCGCCGGGCCCTGGACCTTCGAATGCCGAACGCCGGCCTTCTCGAACGCCCTCAACGTCTCCCGCTCGTCCGAGGCCGGCCCGAGGTACTCGCTCGCGACGGCGCCGCTGCGCGGGCGGCCGTGGATGGCGTGCGTCGCGTACAGCGCCGCGCCGACGCTGGTGCCCGCGTCACCCGCCGCGGGATAGAAGAAGTACTCGTCGAACGGCCCCTCCGCGGCGATCCTGCCGTTCGCCACGCAGTTCAGGCCGACGCCGCCGGCGACGCAGAGGCGCGCGCTCCCCGTCTTCTCCTTCGCGAGGCGCGCGAGGTGCAGCAGCGCCTCCTCGGTCGCCGCCTGCACCGCGTAGGAGATGTCCATGTGCCGCTGATCGAGCGGACCCTCGGGCGCCCGCGCCGGGCCGAGCCTTTCCACGAGCTTGCGCGCGTACCGCGTCGGGCCGTCCCGGAAGTAGTCGAAGTACGAGAGATCCGTCTCGAACCCCCGGTCGGTCAGCCGGATCATCTCCCGGATCGCGGCGGACCACTCGCTCGGCCCGCCGTAGGAGGCGAGGCCCATCACCTTTCCCTCTCCGCTGTTCGGCCGGAAGCCGAGGTACTGGGTGAAGGCGGCGTAGAACGACCCGAGGGAGTGGGGAAAGTCCACGGAGATCACGGGGTCGATCCGCGCCCCGCGGGCCGCGTAGACGCCCGTCGACTGGCGCTCGCCGTAGCCGTCCACGGTGAGGATCGCCGCCTCGTCGAACGGTGAGGTGAAGAACGCCGCGGCGGCGTGGCACACGTGGTGGGTGACGTAGTGGATCGCGAGCTTCCTCCCCGACTCGAACCGCAGCACCTGATCGATCGCCGCGACCCGCTCGTCGCCGCGCCTGGCGAGCAGCGAGGTGGGCACGTTGTACAGGTACTCGAGCGGGTTCCGCGGCGTCGCGACGAGGCGGCGCGCGGGCGCTTCCGCGTGGACGCCCGGGTTCCAGAAGAAGGCGACGGCGTCGAGGTCCAGCAGATCGACCCCCGCGTGCTCGAGGCAGAACCCGATCGCGCGTTGCGGGAACGCCGCGTCGTGCTTCAACCGGGAGAAGCGCTCCTCCTGGCTGGCGGCCGTGGCGACGCCGTCGTGCACGATGGCCGCCGCGGAATCGTTCGAGAAGTTGACGCCGAGGATCTTCATCTGGCGCTCGCTTTCACGCGTTCCCTCACGGCGCCAGCCGTGCGGGGATCGCCTCCACCGCGGCCCGGACGATCTGCGTCGTGCTCGCGGTCTCGTCCCGGATCACGACGAGGGCGCAGCGGGCCCCGAGCAGCATGAAGTAGCGCACCTCCATCACCCGCCCCTAGGTGTCGCCGAGCGCCACGGCCGCGATCTCGCCGAGCGGGAGCAGATCGGTCACGCGGGGGCTCAGGTCGGAGACGACGCACGACACGGCCGCGAGCGTGTCCGGCTCCAGCGGGTCGCCGGCCGCGTCCACGACGAGCCCCTGGTCGTCCGCGACGAGCGCCACGTGCACGCCGTCCTGCGCGACGAGGCCGTCGAGCACCGCGGTGAGCGTCTCGCCCTGGAACACCGCCGCCGCGGCCGCGCCCCCGGCGTCCGCGCCCTTGGTCCGCAGGTCGGCCGCCTCGGCCTGCGCGACCGACAGCTCGGCCTCGAGGTCCGCCATCCGCTCCTTGCGATCCCGGAGCTCGCCGCGCAGCTTCTCGCAGGTCACGGCGAGCCCCTCGAGCTCGACGCTGTGCCGCAGCTCGACGTCCGAGATCGTGGTCTCGGCGAGCTCGGCCGGCGGCAACGGTTGCGCGTTCAGCGCCCGGATCTGGCCCTCGAGCGCCATGATGCTCTGCCGGAGCCGGTACCTCTCGCGGGAGGTGTCGGTGCGCAGCCGCCTCTCCAGGACCAGCGCCTCGGAGAGCTTCTGCACGGCGGAGGCGTCGACGCCGTCCTCGGCGGCGCGCTGCCGGTACAGGACCCCGGCGAAGAAGCCCCCCACGGTCAGGATCACCGCGACGGCGAGCCCGACCGCCACCACGGATCCGTGAGCGAGGATCGCGAGCCCTTCGATGTGGAGCAGCAGCACCCCCAGACCGACCGTGGCCGACGCGGCCAGCACGAGCGAGACGGCGACGTGGACGCGCTTCAAGGCGCGGTCCTCCCGGCGTACAGCGGCGGCCGTCGATCGATGAACGTGCGGAGCTTGAGCTCCCTAAGCCAGATCTTCTCCTGGCGGATCATCTCCTCCTGCACGAGCTGGTTGAGGATCCGCTGCCGCACGTCGGCGAACGGCTGCACGCCGAGCTCCTCCCGGGCGAGCAGCTTCACGACGTGGAACCCGGAGGGCGTGCGCAACGGTCCGCTGACCTCGCCCGGCTCGAGGTCGACGAACACCCGATCGAGCGCCGGGATCTCGCCCGGCTTGCGCACCCCGAGCCCGCCGCCGCGCTTCGCCGTCGCCGCGTCGTCGGAGCTCCCCTCGGCGACCGCCTCGAAGCTTTCGCCCGCGTCGATCCGCGCCCGGATCTCCTCGGCCCGCTTCTTCGCCCGCGCCACCTCCATCGCGCGCGCTCCCGGCGGCACGCGGACGAGGACGTGCGCCCCCTCGAACCAGCCCGACGCGCGCACGTCGCGCACGAGGCCGTTGTAGTACTCGCGGGCCTCGGTGTCCGAGATCTTGACGCGCCCGCGGACCTTCAGGTTGATCACCTTGAACTTCAGGAGATCGCGCCGCATCTGCGACCTATACTCCAGCATGTCCATGCCGCGCTTCGCGATCTCGCGCTCGAACACCTCGCGGTCGACCCCGTTCTCCCGGATGACGTTCGCGATCGCGGCCTCGACCTCCTCGGAGCTGACGGTCAGCTTGATCTCCGCGGCCTGCTGCCCGACGAGGATCTCGTCGATCATCGACTCGAGCACCTCGCGGAGCACCTCGTGCCTCTGGGCGCCCAAAGGAGGCTTCCCGCCGCCCTGCCGGGCCATCGCCTCGAGCTCCGCGAACACCGGGCCGGATCGATCCACGACCTCGCTGAGCAGGATGATCTCCTTTCCGACGACCGCGGCGATGCCGTCGACCATGGCGCCGGGCGCGGCCGGGCTCGCGGCCGGGAGCGCCGCGCAGACCGCCGCCGCCGCCGCGATCAGCGCCGGGCGAACGACGGGGTTTCTCGGGCGCACTGGCACGGCGACCGCCTACTCTCCGGGCTTCGGCTCCCGGATCGGCGCCTCCTCGTCCCCGGGCATGCCCATCGGATCGTGTGGGCCGTCGAGCCCGGGCGGCGCGTTCCCGGTCTCGCCGGGCGCTCCGGAGGTGTCGACCTCGAGCTTCGCGAGGTTCTCCTCGTAGATCTCGATCTTGGCCTTGGCCTTGAGATCCGCGATGAACTTGTCCATCGCCTCGCGCCGCTTGTCGCGCAGGAGGCGGTTCTCGATGAGCTTCTTCACGCTCTCGAACGATCGGTTCATCTCCGGCTTCTGGTTCGTCAGCTTGACGACGTGGTAGCCGGCCTCGGTCTTGATAGGCTTCTCGGTGATGTCGCCGACCTTCTGGAGCGCCCACGCGGCCTCGGCGACCTCCTTGGGCACGACCGGCTCGTCCTCGCGCCGCTCCGCGGGCTTGGAGAAGTAGCCGAGATCGCCGCCGCGATCCTTCGTCTGCGCGTCCGTGGAGAGCTCCTTCGCCTTGTCGCGGAAGAGCTTCCGATCGTCGCCCTTGCCCTTGAGCTCGCCTATCAGCTTCTCGGCCTGGGCCGCCGTGGCGACCACGATCTGGCTCGCGCGGATCTGCGCCGGCCTGCGGTACTTGTCGATCTCCTTTTCGTACTCGGCCTTGAGGAGCGCCTCGTCCACGGTCGTGGGTAGCACGTTCTTCTCGAGATCGTTCTTCACCATCAGGCGGATCATCACCTGCTTGATGGTGCGCTGCACCTCGGGATCGTTCCCGAGCCCCTGTTTCTCCGCCTCCTGGGACAGAAGCTCGATGCGGATCAGCTTCTGCAGGAACTCCTTGCGCTTCTCGGGCGCGGCCCAGCGCCTGC is a window from the Pseudomonadota bacterium genome containing:
- the acs gene encoding acetate--CoA ligase, yielding MADKMFEPNPAFREKAWVKSKDEYMKMYKSSLDDPEGFWGEMASQFHWYKKWDKVMDYNFDMSKGRVKIEWFRGGKTNISYNCLDRHLAKRGDQVALIWEGNQPGTDRKLTYRELHEQVCKFANVLKAHGVKKGDRVSLYMQMIPELAVSMLACARIGAIHSIVFGAFSPDSLSDRIVDSTCKLVVTQDTGLRGPKQDVPMKTNADKAAEKAAGEGTKVEKIIVVKRTGEQVPMQAGRDSWWDDEMAKVDAKCEPEVMDAEDPLFILYTSGSTGKPKGVLHTVGGYMVYTAVSHKYIFDYHDGDVFWCTADIGWVTGHSYIVYGPLQNGAISVMFEGVPTYPEPDRFWAVVDKHKVTQFYTAPTAIRALMAQGEKWPAKHSLASLKLLGSVGEPINPEAWLWYNKNVGHEKCPIVDTWWQTETGGILITPLPGAWGTKPGSATLPFFGVDPVVLDDQGKELTGACSGILAIRRPWPGLMRTVYGDHERFEKTYFEMFKGLYFTGDGCRRDEDGYYWITGRVDDVINVSGHRLGTAEVESALVSHPKVAEAAVVGYPHEIKGQGIYAYVTLNVGEEYSDALKKELVAHVRKEIGAHAAPDQIHWAPGLPKTRSGKIMRRILRKIAECELGSIGDTSTLADPSVVEDLIKNDPRKK
- a CDS encoding carbamoyl transferase, producing the protein MKILGVNFSNDSAAAIVHDGVATAASQEERFSRLKHDAAFPQRAIGFCLEHAGVDLLDLDAVAFFWNPGVHAEAPARRLVATPRNPLEYLYNVPTSLLARRGDERVAAIDQVLRFESGRKLAIHYVTHHVCHAAAAFFTSPFDEAAILTVDGYGERQSTGVYAARGARIDPVISVDFPHSLGSFYAAFTQYLGFRPNSGEGKVMGLASYGGPSEWSAAIREMIRLTDRGFETDLSYFDYFRDGPTRYARKLVERLGPARAPEGPLDQRHMDISYAVQAATEEALLHLARLAKEKTGSARLCVAGGVGLNCVANGRIAAEGPFDEYFFYPAAGDAGTSVGAALYATHAIHGRPRSGAVASEYLGPASDERETLRAFEKAGVRHSKVQGPARTAARMIADGAVIGWFQGRAEFGPRALGNRSILAHPGIADMKDRLNAEVKFRESFRPYAPSVVEEACGELFSSSVPSPYMLRAYRTLPSKLEALAAITHVDGTARVQTVSRGQNPLYHELLVEMGELTGVPVVLNTSFNIRGEPIVHSAEDALKCFLTTGLNALFVGDHLVVKYPA
- a CDS encoding peptidylprolyl isomerase, translated to MPVRPRNPVVRPALIAAAAAVCAALPAASPAAPGAMVDGIAAVVGKEIILLSEVVDRSGPVFAELEAMARQGGGKPPLGAQRHEVLREVLESMIDEILVGQQAAEIKLTVSSEEVEAAIANVIRENGVDREVFEREIAKRGMDMLEYRSQMRRDLLKFKVINLKVRGRVKISDTEAREYYNGLVRDVRASGWFEGAHVLVRVPPGARAMEVARAKKRAEEIRARIDAGESFEAVAEGSSDDAATAKRGGGLGVRKPGEIPALDRVFVDLEPGEVSGPLRTPSGFHVVKLLAREELGVQPFADVRQRILNQLVQEEMIRQEKIWLRELKLRTFIDRRPPLYAGRTAP
- a CDS encoding peptidyl-prolyl cis-trans isomerase; its protein translation is MGKNTIKELFMARWSMRFAGVLVLAALPLLAGCGGKDDGKKVDGPKDAAADEKLPQGLTPEQAAEVVAKVGDRTITVGDVTDQINRLSPYIRRRWAAPEKRKEFLQKLIRIELLSQEAEKQGLGNDPEVQRTIKQVMIRLMVKNDLEKNVLPTTVDEALLKAEYEKEIDKYRRPAQIRASQIVVATAAQAEKLIGELKGKGDDRKLFRDKAKELSTDAQTKDRGGDLGYFSKPAERREDEPVVPKEVAEAAWALQKVGDITEKPIKTEAGYHVVKLTNQKPEMNRSFESVKKLIENRLLRDKRREAMDKFIADLKAKAKIEIYEENLAKLEVDTSGAPGETGNAPPGLDGPHDPMGMPGDEEAPIREPKPGE